A single region of the Hyphomonas adhaerens MHS-3 genome encodes:
- the phhA gene encoding phenylalanine 4-monooxygenase, producing MTASDPRPKNRYATAPRAADYTIDQAWQTYSREEHDRWDRLFHRQKAVTRGRACTAALEAMDKLELSASGIPHMGELSDKLQKLTGWQVVPVAELVPDDVFFNHLANRRFPAGAFIRPEAEFDYLQEPDVFHDIFGHVPMLANPVFADFMEAYGKGGQRAMRLGQLHNLARLYWYTVEFGLIREAEGLRIYGAGILSSPQETVFALEDDSPNRIGFDVQRLMRTNYIIDDFQQTYFVIDSFEALLDACYQDFGSVYHDVKGKTDFEPFQVVSGDEVLHRGTHAYFEDA from the coding sequence ATGACGGCCAGCGATCCACGTCCGAAGAACAGATATGCCACCGCGCCTCGCGCGGCCGACTACACGATCGATCAGGCGTGGCAGACCTATTCCCGCGAGGAGCACGACCGTTGGGACCGGCTTTTCCACCGGCAGAAGGCGGTCACCAGGGGCAGGGCCTGCACGGCGGCCCTGGAGGCAATGGACAAGCTTGAGCTGTCTGCATCGGGCATCCCGCACATGGGCGAGCTTTCCGACAAATTGCAGAAGCTGACAGGCTGGCAGGTCGTGCCTGTCGCCGAGCTGGTTCCGGACGATGTGTTTTTCAATCATCTGGCGAATCGCCGGTTCCCCGCAGGGGCCTTTATCCGCCCCGAGGCGGAGTTCGACTATCTGCAGGAACCCGACGTCTTCCACGATATTTTCGGCCATGTACCGATGCTGGCCAATCCGGTGTTTGCGGACTTCATGGAGGCCTACGGCAAGGGCGGACAACGTGCGATGCGCCTCGGCCAGTTGCACAATCTTGCACGGCTCTACTGGTATACTGTGGAATTCGGCCTGATCCGCGAAGCTGAGGGCCTGCGCATCTACGGCGCCGGAATTCTCTCCAGCCCGCAGGAGACGGTGTTCGCGCTGGAAGACGACAGCCCCAACCGCATCGGCTTCGATGTGCAGCGTCTGATGCGCACAAATTACATCATCGACGATTTCCAGCAGACCTATTTCGTCATCGACAGTTTCGAAGCCCTGCTCGATGCGTGTTACCAGGATTTCGGCTCGGTCTACCATGATGTGAAGGGGAAGACGGATTTCGAACCGTTCCAGGTCGTGTCCGGCGACGAGGTCCTTCATCGCGGAACGCATGCCTATTTCGAGGACGCCTGA
- a CDS encoding UDP-glucuronic acid decarboxylase family protein, translated as MHYVPRILVTGGAGFIGSFLCERLLETGAEVLCVDNFFTGRRSNVAHLMENPRFEIMRHDVTFPLFVEVDQIYNMACPASPIHYQFDPVQTTKTSVHGAINMLGLAKRTKAKILQASTSEVYGDPDVHPQQEEYWGNVNPIGIRSCYDEGKRCAETLFFDYHRQHDVKIKVARIFNTYGPRMHPNDGRVVSNFIVQALRGDDITLYGDGQQTRSFCYVSDLVDGLIRLMNSDDDVTGPINLGNPGEFSMLQLAEKVLELTGSSSKIVHKPLPQDDPRKRRPDITRAKEVLEWAPTVKLEDGLRPTIEYFTAEISQLAS; from the coding sequence ATGCATTATGTCCCCCGTATTCTTGTCACCGGCGGTGCCGGCTTCATTGGCTCGTTTCTCTGCGAGCGCCTGCTGGAGACGGGGGCGGAAGTGCTCTGCGTGGACAATTTCTTTACCGGCCGCCGCTCGAACGTCGCCCACCTGATGGAAAACCCGCGCTTCGAGATCATGCGGCATGACGTGACCTTCCCGCTCTTCGTGGAGGTCGACCAGATCTACAACATGGCCTGTCCGGCCAGCCCGATCCACTACCAGTTCGACCCTGTGCAAACCACGAAAACCAGCGTGCACGGCGCCATCAACATGCTGGGCCTGGCCAAGCGGACCAAGGCGAAGATTCTCCAGGCGTCCACGTCGGAAGTATACGGCGATCCGGACGTTCACCCGCAGCAGGAAGAATACTGGGGCAATGTGAACCCGATCGGCATCCGCTCCTGCTATGACGAGGGCAAGCGCTGTGCCGAGACCCTGTTCTTCGACTATCACCGCCAGCACGATGTGAAGATCAAGGTGGCCCGGATCTTCAACACCTACGGTCCGCGTATGCATCCAAACGATGGTCGCGTCGTGTCGAACTTCATCGTACAGGCCCTGCGCGGCGACGACATCACGCTCTATGGCGACGGCCAGCAGACGCGCAGCTTCTGCTATGTGTCTGATCTGGTGGACGGGCTGATCCGGCTGATGAATTCCGACGATGACGTCACCGGGCCCATCAATCTCGGCAATCCCGGCGAGTTCAGCATGCTGCAGCTGGCCGAGAAAGTGCTGGAGCTTACCGGTTCGTCTTCCAAGATCGTCCATAAACCGCTGCCGCAGGACGATCCGCGCAAGCGCCGCCCGGACATCACGCGTGCCAAGGAAGTGCTGGAGTGGGCACCCACGGTGAAGCTGGAAGACGGCCTGCGTCCGACGATTGAATATTTTACCGCCGAGATCAGCCAGCTGGCATCCTGA
- a CDS encoding glycosyltransferase family 2 protein produces MSTNKTMAIVTPVLNDWASFAMLVKDIAQQDSLAAYDITVVAVDDGSTVIEPPPPSSLTGPVKRVVVIELNANQGHQRAIALGLAHVHQTLKPDVVIAMDSDGEDVPSDIGSMMDLSAEKPGTLIVAQRAKRSENIIFKTFYGVYKLAFRLLTGKLISFGNFSLIPADRVPNLIFNSGIWNNFAATMLKSRVPIDFVPTHRGTRYQGESKMNFTSLMIHGFSAISVFTDVVIGRIILGLVGTSVLAALLVCLVVFMKFFTTAFVPGYATNVILFVLTVLALTLFTGFLLVLSLLAGRDKQSALPTDLFGKLVRQIRQIDAETLVEVSAKSSAGA; encoded by the coding sequence ATGAGCACTAACAAGACCATGGCGATCGTGACCCCGGTTCTCAATGACTGGGCGTCCTTTGCCATGCTGGTGAAAGACATCGCCCAGCAGGACAGCCTGGCTGCCTACGACATCACGGTCGTCGCGGTTGATGACGGCTCGACCGTGATCGAGCCGCCGCCGCCGTCCAGCCTGACAGGACCGGTAAAGCGGGTCGTCGTCATTGAGTTGAACGCCAATCAGGGGCACCAGCGGGCGATTGCGCTTGGCCTCGCTCATGTGCACCAGACGCTGAAGCCGGATGTCGTCATCGCCATGGACAGTGATGGGGAGGATGTTCCATCCGACATCGGATCCATGATGGATCTCAGCGCCGAAAAGCCGGGCACGCTCATCGTTGCACAGCGGGCCAAGCGGTCCGAGAACATCATCTTCAAAACGTTCTATGGCGTTTACAAGCTGGCCTTCCGCCTGCTGACGGGCAAGCTGATCTCGTTCGGGAATTTTTCCCTGATCCCGGCAGACCGCGTGCCGAACCTGATCTTCAATTCAGGCATCTGGAACAATTTTGCCGCGACCATGCTGAAAAGCCGGGTTCCGATCGATTTCGTGCCAACCCATCGGGGGACACGTTACCAGGGCGAGTCGAAGATGAATTTCACCTCGCTCATGATCCACGGGTTTTCGGCCATCTCCGTTTTCACGGATGTCGTCATTGGGCGGATCATCCTGGGCCTCGTCGGAACCAGCGTGCTCGCCGCGCTTCTGGTTTGTCTCGTCGTGTTCATGAAGTTCTTCACCACGGCATTCGTCCCCGGCTATGCGACGAACGTCATCCTGTTCGTGCTGACCGTGCTGGCGCTGACCCTGTTCACCGGTTTTCTTCTCGTCCTGTCGCTGCTGGCAGGCCGGGACAAGCAGAGCGCCCTGCCCACGGACCTGTTCGGCAAACTGGTTCGCCAGATCCGGCAGATCGACGCGGAGACGCTTGTTGAGGTTTCCGCGAAAAGCAGTGCAGGGGCCTGA
- a CDS encoding GtrA family protein, with translation MLAKFLSPAFIARTFRFAIVGIASTIIYAALAFGLLAAGFATLWAHSIAYVISILASYAGQKVFTFGIRGQHRRNMPRFIIATIGLAVTQFLLVALLEFLKVDPRITLAISTLYYPPASFVVHNLWTFRGSSSQPATEA, from the coding sequence TTGCTGGCGAAATTCCTGTCCCCGGCATTTATCGCGCGCACATTCCGTTTCGCGATCGTCGGGATTGCCAGCACGATCATCTATGCGGCGCTCGCCTTCGGGCTGCTGGCTGCAGGCTTTGCGACGCTGTGGGCGCACTCCATCGCTTATGTGATCAGCATTCTGGCCTCCTATGCGGGCCAGAAAGTCTTCACGTTCGGCATTCGCGGCCAGCACCGGCGCAACATGCCCCGCTTCATCATCGCGACGATCGGCCTGGCTGTGACGCAATTCCTGCTGGTCGCGTTGCTGGAATTCCTGAAGGTCGACCCGAGGATCACGCTGGCGATCAGCACGCTCTATTATCCACCGGCCAGTTTTGTCGTTCACAATCTCTGGACGTTCCGCGGCTCATCCAGTCAGCCGGCTACGGAGGCCTGA
- the galE gene encoding UDP-glucose 4-epimerase GalE, translating to MTRVLVTGGAGYIGSHTCVELVSRGYEPVIVDNFVNSSPKAIDRICQLTNRPVDWYEADVRDTARIAEIIAKHECEAAIHFAGLKAVGESTEKPLEYYSANVMGTHSLIEAMLQSGASQIVFSSSATVYGEPEFLPYTESHRLRPTNPYGNTKLTAEMLLNDVAGSGALTDVAILRYFNPIGAHPSGMIGEDPNDIPNNLMPYVAQVAVGRRPHLNVFGNDYDTADGTGVRDYLHVVDLARAHVLALDRFKHTHGPFTVNLGTGNGSSVLDVVRAFEAACGKSIAMEFAPRRAGDIAAFWADPSLAHELLGWHAELTLEDMCRDQWAWQSQNPQGYEAA from the coding sequence ATGACACGCGTACTTGTAACCGGCGGTGCCGGATATATCGGATCGCACACCTGCGTGGAGCTTGTCTCACGCGGCTACGAACCCGTGATCGTGGACAATTTCGTCAATTCCTCGCCCAAGGCGATCGACCGGATCTGCCAGCTGACCAATCGTCCGGTGGACTGGTACGAGGCCGATGTGCGCGACACGGCCCGCATCGCCGAGATCATTGCGAAGCATGAATGCGAGGCGGCCATCCATTTTGCCGGGCTGAAGGCGGTGGGCGAGTCGACCGAGAAACCGCTCGAATATTACAGCGCCAATGTCATGGGCACGCACAGCCTGATTGAGGCGATGCTGCAGTCCGGCGCCAGCCAGATCGTGTTTTCGTCCAGCGCGACCGTCTATGGCGAGCCGGAATTCCTGCCCTATACCGAATCCCATCGGCTGCGCCCGACCAATCCCTATGGCAATACCAAGCTCACTGCGGAAATGCTGCTGAACGACGTGGCCGGATCGGGCGCCCTGACGGATGTCGCGATCCTGCGCTATTTCAATCCGATTGGTGCGCATCCAAGCGGCATGATCGGGGAAGACCCGAACGATATTCCGAACAACCTGATGCCTTATGTGGCGCAGGTGGCCGTCGGCCGCCGGCCGCATCTCAACGTGTTCGGCAATGACTATGACACGGCCGACGGGACCGGCGTGCGTGACTATCTTCACGTCGTGGACCTTGCCCGCGCCCATGTGCTGGCACTCGACCGGTTCAAGCATACGCATGGCCCCTTTACCGTGAATCTTGGCACCGGCAACGGCTCCTCCGTCCTGGATGTCGTGCGGGCGTTCGAAGCGGCTTGCGGCAAGTCCATCGCCATGGAATTTGCGCCGCGCCGGGCAGGCGACATCGCTGCCTTCTGGGCCGACCCATCCCTGGCGCACGAGCTGCTCGGCTGGCACGCGGAGCTGACGCTGGAAGACATGTGCCGCGATCAGTGGGCCTGGCAGAGTCAGAATCCGCAAGGGTATGAAGCTGCCTGA
- a CDS encoding SIMPL domain-containing protein — protein MRRFLPLFTSTAALALILPQAACAQMQGPALGLTQQSVAGAYQAPNSIQPETTLSITAQATVKREPDIAYINAGVQAEGDTATEAMESQAEAMTSVFDALETAGVAEKDMQTSNFSLWPRYTYIETKLKDGSSRGEQKLIGYTASNQLTIKVRDLDNLGAMLDSLVKAGGNTFNGLNFALDDNTEVRNEARREAMAQARARADLYAEAAGLRVMRIVTISESGNYSPSPMPMARMEVMASDKANTPMAGGEVGYNATVNVVFELGQ, from the coding sequence ATGCGCCGATTTTTGCCCCTCTTTACATCCACTGCCGCCCTGGCCCTGATCCTGCCGCAGGCGGCCTGCGCGCAGATGCAGGGCCCGGCTCTCGGCCTCACCCAGCAATCGGTGGCGGGTGCCTATCAGGCGCCGAACTCGATCCAGCCTGAAACCACGCTTTCGATCACGGCGCAGGCGACCGTGAAGCGGGAACCCGACATTGCCTACATCAATGCCGGCGTTCAGGCCGAAGGTGACACCGCGACGGAGGCCATGGAATCGCAGGCCGAGGCCATGACCAGCGTGTTCGACGCCCTGGAAACGGCGGGCGTCGCCGAGAAAGACATGCAGACATCCAATTTCTCACTCTGGCCGCGCTACACTTATATCGAGACCAAGCTGAAGGACGGCTCGTCCCGCGGGGAGCAGAAGCTGATCGGCTATACGGCCTCCAACCAGCTGACCATCAAGGTGCGGGATCTCGACAATCTGGGCGCAATGCTCGACAGCCTGGTGAAGGCGGGTGGCAACACGTTCAATGGCCTGAACTTCGCGCTCGACGACAATACCGAGGTACGTAACGAGGCCCGCCGCGAAGCCATGGCCCAGGCCCGTGCCCGGGCAGACCTTTATGCCGAAGCGGCCGGTCTGCGCGTGATGCGCATCGTGACAATCAGTGAAAGCGGCAACTACTCGCCCTCACCCATGCCGATGGCGCGTATGGAAGTCATGGCGTCCGACAAGGCGAACACACCGATGGCTGGCGGCGAGGTTGGCTACAATGCGACGGTGAACGTGGTCTTCGAACTCGGCCAGTAA
- a CDS encoding KpsF/GutQ family sugar-phosphate isomerase, translating into MAQESDQDLARNTIRIERDALEQLEASIGPSIAEAADRIMATDRHVIVAGVGKSGHIGQKIAASLASTGTPSFFLHPTEASHGDLGMVVPGSVVIAISYSGESRELVDLLRFCKGNNIPLIGMTRSAESTLGRASDVLLEMPDVAEACPNGLAPTSSTTMALALGDALTIVLMARRGFSREEFGFRHPGGKLGRSLQTAGDYIETKTDHMPIISASADVRDVILAVSEGRKGCVGVTDADGKLVGMVTDGDLRRAMLAGKLAGTAADVMTPDPKALSPDDRMSTVIKTFTAQRISNAFVTVDGKPVGIIDMKDLLAEGYV; encoded by the coding sequence GTGGCCCAGGAATCCGATCAAGACCTCGCCCGCAACACAATCCGCATTGAGCGGGATGCGCTTGAACAGCTGGAAGCCAGTATCGGCCCCTCCATCGCTGAAGCCGCAGACCGGATCATGGCGACCGACCGGCATGTGATCGTCGCGGGCGTCGGCAAGTCCGGACATATCGGCCAGAAGATCGCCGCCAGCCTCGCCTCGACCGGCACGCCGAGCTTCTTCCTGCACCCGACCGAAGCCAGCCATGGCGACCTTGGTATGGTCGTCCCCGGCTCTGTCGTGATCGCGATTTCCTATTCCGGCGAAAGCCGGGAACTGGTGGACCTGCTGCGGTTCTGCAAAGGCAACAACATCCCGCTCATTGGCATGACGCGCTCGGCCGAATCGACATTGGGCAGGGCGTCTGACGTGCTGCTGGAAATGCCGGACGTGGCCGAAGCCTGCCCGAATGGCCTGGCGCCAACCTCATCCACGACCATGGCGCTGGCGCTGGGCGATGCGCTGACCATTGTGCTCATGGCCCGCCGGGGCTTCTCGCGGGAGGAGTTCGGCTTCCGTCATCCGGGCGGCAAACTCGGCCGCTCCCTGCAGACTGCAGGCGACTATATCGAGACTAAAACGGATCATATGCCGATCATCAGCGCGTCTGCCGATGTCCGGGACGTGATCCTGGCTGTCTCCGAAGGCCGCAAGGGCTGCGTCGGCGTGACCGACGCGGATGGCAAGCTGGTCGGCATGGTCACTGATGGCGACCTGCGCCGCGCCATGCTCGCCGGCAAGCTCGCCGGAACGGCGGCCGATGTCATGACGCCGGACCCGAAGGCGCTGAGCCCGGACGACCGCATGTCCACGGTCATCAAGACCTTCACGGCCCAGCGGATCTCAAACGCCTTTGTGACAGTCGACGGCAAGCCGGTCGGCATCATCGATATGAAGGACCTGCTTGCCGAAGGGTATGTCTGA